The DNA sequence ACCCTTCAATTCTGAGTTCTCAATGGTTTGGTAATGATCCTTGTGGAGGGAACTGGATTGGATTGAGCTGCAATCAGAACTCTGAGGTATCTCTTATCAATTTGCCTAGGAGAAATCTTAGTGGTACATTGAGTCCTTCAATTGCTAAGTTGAATTCACTTGTTAAGATTATGCTTGCACAAAATAACATAAGTGGCCAAGTCCCTAGTAATTTTACTGAATTGAAATCACTGAGTTTGTTGGATTTGAGTTATAACAATTTTGAGCCTCCATTGCCAAAGTTCAATGATGGTATGAAGGTTGTTATTGATGGCAACCCTCTTTTAGCTGATCAACATGGAAAGAGTCCCTCGCCTATTAGTAGTCCACAACCTTCACCCCCGAATCCGGCATCACCACGGCCTCTGCTCTCTCCGCcaccaaaaccaaaaccaacacCCTCGGATATGCCGCCTTCCCCTGCTCCGGTTCAAAGATCAAATGGCTCGAAAAGATCAAAATTGGTAGTATTACTTGTTGGTGTTGGAATCTTTACATTTGTGGCTGTTTTGCTTGTTTCTCTATTTGTATGttgtttgaagaagaaaaaggctCCTAGCAGTCTTAATCCTCACACTCATGATACATATAACCCAGAAACAATGTTGAAATTCGCAGTTTCGAGCTGTGATGCCGATACCAAGTCAACAAAGACAAGGTTAAGTTCTGTGAGTAACCTGAGTGGTGAAACAGAAAACACCCATATGAGTGATTCTCGAAACCTTGTCATATCAGTACAAGTTCTACGCGAGGTGACGAAGGATTTCGCAGCCGAAAATGAGCTAGGGCGAGGCGGGTTTGGAACCGTTTACAAGGGAGAGCTAGGAGATGGAACGAAGATAGCAGTGAAGAGAATGGAGAATGGAGCTATTAGGAGCAAGGGAGTGGACGAATTTCAGGCGGAAATAGGGGTTCTTTCGAAGGTGCGGCACCGGCATTTGGTGTCGCTTCTAGGCCACGCAATAGAAGGAAATGAAAAACTGTTGGTTTATGAGTATATGCCTTTAGGTGCTCTAAGCAAGCATCTATTTGAATGGGAGAGATTGAAATTGGAGCCTCTGTGTTGGTCTCAGAGGCTTGTGATAGCACTTGATGTTGCAAGAGGAATGGAGTACCTTCATGGTTTCGCTCGCCATACCTTCATCCATCGTGATCTCAAGTCTTCCAACATTCTACTTGCTCATGATTTTCGGGCAAAGGTTTCTGATTTTGGTCTTGTCAAACTTGCCCCCGATGGGAACAAGTCTGTGGCTACCAAGCTTGCCGGAACCTTCGGATACCTCGCCCCTGAGTACGCAGGTAtgcattttttcatttttagtattttctgttttttagatttggtgaaaatagaaaacaaaaagcactCGTGTTTTTAAATTAATGCAAATTGCTTTTCCTAATAATCTTGTGCTTCTGCTTTGATTTACAGTGATGGGGAAAATCACGACGAAAGTGGACGTGTTCAGTTACGGTGTGGTGTTAATGGAACTTCTAACCGGACTAATGGCTCTGGACGAGAACAGGCCAGAGGAGAACCGGTACTTAGTCGAATGGTTCTGGCAAATCAAATCAAGCAAGGAAAAGCTTCTTGCCGCCATAGATCCTGCTCTCAAAGCCACTCAAGACATTCTCGACAGCATCTACATTGTGGCGGAGCTGGCCGGACACTGCACCGCCAGGGAAGCAAACCACCGGCCGGACATGAGCCATGCAGTGAACGTGCTGTCGGCATTGGTGGAGAAATGGCAACCGGTTGACGAAGAAGTCAACGGTGGGTCGGGCGACATTGACTACGGTCAACCGCTTTCGCAGATGTTGAAGGTTTGGAAGGAAGCGGAAGGGAAAGAATTGGGTTACACTAGTCTTGAAGATAGTAAGGGAAGTATTCCAGCTAAGCCTACTGGTTTTGCTGACTCATTCACTTCTGCTGATGCTAGATGAAAATTATCCATGCAATTTTATGCTTTTCttgctcttttttttaatatataaatctCTGTAAATTTGACTTATTATAGATAGTTATAATTTGGTAAAGGGATTGTTTttgtttcaatttcaatttctttagTGCCtatatagaaaaattaaaacctGTTTAAAAGTAATGATTCTGGGACTACAAGGTTAAGCCAAAATTCTATATTGTTCACTTGGTGgagattcaattatttttacgtaaaattaatagttaaaaatgattaaataatttaatatatttgactaaattattatgataattatattattaaagtATAATGCTTTTTTGtcattaaataatattttgaaagtattattcaaaaaaattattaaaatataaaaaaatataattctaattttaacaatatttaTATAGACATTATAACTATCGTAAGAACATAATAATACTAAAATCTACTTATATATATTACATGATATGGAATGGTTTAGCATTGACATAGCTATCAAATTACAAATGTTAAAAGAGAATTAAGAAATAATATATTCTAGCCAAAGGCCCATGGTTTTACGAAAACTTCTGTGCTACATTTATTTGACAAAATATGACCGTGATAGTTAGTTGAATGACTTTATGAGAGTCAACAAGTAATTTGgcattttcctttattttttttatatttaattcgTCAAAATATGAAACAAGTAGAAACGAATATGGCGGAATGGAGTTATAACCTATAACAGTAAAATCTTAAATTCGTCCTtgaaaaaatgttatagaacaTTGAACATTCATTTGATTTTGGAAAGAGTTTGGGAATCAAATTGATACAAGAACTGTTTCAAGGGTCAACTATTCCGAAGATTAGTGGAAAGTCAAAC is a window from the Arachis stenosperma cultivar V10309 chromosome 3, arast.V10309.gnm1.PFL2, whole genome shotgun sequence genome containing:
- the LOC130967726 gene encoding receptor protein kinase TMK1-like, which encodes MVGVHLHRIKACNFLSFFCMMMMVTVCYGATDPNDLKILNDFRKGLQNPELLKWPENGVGDPCGNPPWPYVYCNGDRVTQIQSKNLGLKGSLPQNLNQLTELQNLGLQRNNLSGVLPSFNGLSKLEYAFLDYNEFDTIPFDFFKGLTNIRILSLEMNPSLNATTGWSFPLDLKESLQLTNLSFVHCNLVGPLPEFLGTLPSLLNLRLSYNRISGGIPNSFGQSSIQVLWLNNQEGGGMSGSIDVIASMTFLTQLWLNGNKFNGEIPNNIGNLTSLKEINLNGNQLVGLIPESMANMDLDQVDLSNNMLMGPIPKFKAATQVSYGSNFFCQSKPGIQCAPQVNALIDFLHDLNYPSILSSQWFGNDPCGGNWIGLSCNQNSEVSLINLPRRNLSGTLSPSIAKLNSLVKIMLAQNNISGQVPSNFTELKSLSLLDLSYNNFEPPLPKFNDGMKVVIDGNPLLADQHGKSPSPISSPQPSPPNPASPRPLLSPPPKPKPTPSDMPPSPAPVQRSNGSKRSKLVVLLVGVGIFTFVAVLLVSLFVCCLKKKKAPSSLNPHTHDTYNPETMLKFAVSSCDADTKSTKTRLSSVSNLSGETENTHMSDSRNLVISVQVLREVTKDFAAENELGRGGFGTVYKGELGDGTKIAVKRMENGAIRSKGVDEFQAEIGVLSKVRHRHLVSLLGHAIEGNEKLLVYEYMPLGALSKHLFEWERLKLEPLCWSQRLVIALDVARGMEYLHGFARHTFIHRDLKSSNILLAHDFRAKVSDFGLVKLAPDGNKSVATKLAGTFGYLAPEYAVMGKITTKVDVFSYGVVLMELLTGLMALDENRPEENRYLVEWFWQIKSSKEKLLAAIDPALKATQDILDSIYIVAELAGHCTAREANHRPDMSHAVNVLSALVEKWQPVDEEVNGGSGDIDYGQPLSQMLKVWKEAEGKELGYTSLEDSKGSIPAKPTGFADSFTSADAR